The stretch of DNA GAGCCTCGCGATCGACTCCACGTGTCGTTTCGGGATGATGAGCAGATGCACGGGTGCCTTGGGGTAGAGATCCTTGAAGGCCAGGACAAGATCGTCCTCGTATTCGATGTCCGCCTCGGTCTGGCGGGCAACAATCCGGCAGAAGACGCAGGCCGAGGTTATGGGTCGCCCTTGGTCGTGTATAATCGCGTGGTCGATCGACGGCTATTCAGATCCCTTACCGAAGGAGAC from Candidatus Methylomirabilota bacterium encodes:
- a CDS encoding histidine triad nucleotide-binding protein → MDHAIIHDQGRPITSACVFCRIVARQTEADIEYEDDLVLAFKDLYPKAPVHLLIIPKRHVESIARLEPGDEAVMGRCVHVAKLLAERAGYGERGYRLTCNTGPEGGQIVHHLHFHLTAGRRG